The DNA segment CCTGTGGTCCTTGGTTGTCCACTCTGGTTATTCAGACTTCCACTCTTCTTCTCCCTTCTCGGATATGGGCAACTGGTACTGAGGTGGCCCTTACCTTGACAGTTAAAGCAAGTCACCTCTCTATCTGTGCACTCACGAGCAATATGCCCAAGCCGACCACATTTCCCACACCTGAGTGGTGTAGTAACAATAGCAGGAGCACCACTACCACCACTACCTCTACCCGCAGGCTGAGACACCCTGTTAATTGGTTGAGGACTCCCACCAACTGGTTGAAGTCCTCCACTGGTCCTCTGTCCTCCAGAATGGTTTCCATATTTCCCGGGAGGGGCAGAATATGGCTTAGCACGACTGTGAGTCACATACTTCTTCTCTTTCCCATGACTAGCATTGGTATTCCTGTAAAATGCAATCTTCTCCCGCTGATCTTTGTCAAATATCCTACATATGTTGGTCAACTGTGCAAAGTTATGAATACCGTGATAATTCACCATCATCTTTACTTTTGGTCGGAGGCCATTGACAAATTTCACACACTTAGACCTCTCCCCAGCTTCCCCCTGATAATGAGGAAAATACCTTACAAGGTTCTCAAACCTCGCCGCATACTCTGCCACCGTCATACTTTCCTGTTTCAGTTCGAGAAACTCCATCTCCTTCCTATTCTTCACATCTTCTGGAAAATACTTCTCTAGAAAAGTTTGTCTGAAGGTCTCCCATTGAACAACAACACCACCTTCTCCTTCTAGACGTGGGCGAGTGTTCTCCCACCAATACTCTGCCTCATCTGCTACCATGTGAGTAGCAAACAACACCTTCTGATGGTCCTGACACTCCATCACCCGGAAGATCTTCTCAATCTCCCTCAGCCAAGCCTCAGCACCCTCAGGATCATAACCCCCTTTGAAGGTAGGTGGGTTGTTCCTCTGAAAACGATCTAAACCATGGTACATAGTTGCTCCTCCACCACCTCCCTGATTGGCCATAACTTGCGCCAAGTTGTTCAAGGCCTCGGTAAGGAGTCATTCTCGCTCATTTCTCCCAGCCATTACTTCCTATGTCACGCAAGCAACAAatattgaaaagagaaaaataaaataaaataaaatatatcaacacAATAGAGTACACCtctaatcaaacaaaacaaacataacacATCAGAGTACACAAGCAAACACAAAAAGCTCATTACACACATGGCCGAAAGGTccgacctgctctgataccactaaatgtaacATCCTCTACCCTTACAAATAACGAATAAAAGGAAATGAAATCATgcggaattttatttttaaacacattgactttaaattaatttcaaaagataaagGGTTCACACTCACTTAATGAAAACATTATAGAAATTGttcgaataaaaaaataaagttatccTGGCTtaaaacaaggtcgtccatgctaaataaaaagaaaactaaaatagaaaacataacacaattatatcgtttatgaaaattataacatgcgaagtaaaatcctatgccccaatgtcacacttATCAGAGCATGTCTCTATCACAgactaagtctctccatctctagCGTGGAACTCATCATGTGATGGCTCacctgaacaaaatgacaatcaacccaaacacaaacacacaccaagaatgagttatcacattcatatATACTAAAACATTAGATCATgtaaaacatataatacttaaaattgaatttgtatAAATATCATCACTTCATAAAATCACACACATTATTCACAACCATTCAAGTTCACACACTTCAGCAAATAATATCAAACCAAAATTGCTAACTCAATGGAAGTCAGAcgcaagcgttatgcaacaattatactaagactcaagcctatatgcaatgtggtaccatatcagtgaaaaaccacactggagcgcttaggagtacataacaagacacaccatacAATGGGTATACcatgtcactctcactaagtaaaatcatagggagaccagtcagggtcacgctgatttacgagaatgctccaaccatgtgagaTCGGCAcagacttaaaggagcactcaaaccgggtgacccccaaggcctacactccaaagattccgtcagggcctctccctcctaattcaagtccaacccctaaaataaatttttttttttgcacgcagacactattcatgaattatacaatacccacgacctcacacttatATTTTCAATCATGTTTAACAAGTTGCGCTACAGTTCAACCCTTCAggatcctaactaggaatcctacaattTTCCTTTAACACTGCACATAAAAATTTTCTCgagataaacactggtcgggttactgTATAACTCATAACTCACAAGACAAGTAATATCACAACAAATATCAATCACACTGTCATTCACAACAATATCTCATGTCTACaatttaactaattacaaaatatacttaacaattagataacaatatataatagaAATAACATAACACTTCTAATTTCAAGAATTGTAAACaagtatatataacatattagtgcacaattatatatatatatatatatatatatatatatatatatatatatatatatatatatatatatatatatatacactcacGTGTATACACTGcggtgtgaaaaaaaataataaaataaaaataaacaagattgaaaggccaacatatctggtataaacaaaatcactACCACATAATTTTTATGCTATTTATAAAGAATTCTAATTCCTAAGGTACACACCTAACATAGGAACACGTCAATTCTACAACAAATTCGCATCAAAACACcaattggttcatcaaacacactcaatctgcgattaaacatgaaaacataattaaacttcataaacaccccaaaataacccaaaaattgatcatctagggatccctacacatgtttatTTTAACCCCCAAacgtgagtaactcatcccttacctcgatgtAGTGGCTTAAATATTCTCCGTTAGCAATTGTGACGTCTttggtgctctctagagctcctcctctaATTGCTCTGTTAAGGTTCTTGTGcgtcaaaaaagaagaaaggaacaaaatgtgttttctaaaagctgcgctaggttaacatttggcttatatagtgggaatttatgacctaattattttttttttacttatttatttatttattaatttattaatttcttatttatttattaaaagttacgaTTATTACACTATGAGCATAGTGTTTGATTATACCTGCTAATGTTGAATAAATTTTCTGTCAATTGTAGTTGTAAAGTTTAGTCATCTGTATTGATTATACTAGTtaatgtttaataatttttctttcaattgtaGTTgcaaatttataaaagaaattgcaAAAAATATCGGTTGGTTTAAAACTGATATTATAAAGACACATTGGTTTAGGCCAAAATTGATGTGGTATAacacattcaacatcggttttgtcaaaaacaaaTGTTATATACAActttcaacattgattttttcataactgatgtagaaaatacttcagaatatgcaattttggccatatttctacatcggtttcaGGCAAAACTAATGTagataataattttcaatatcggtttttaaattaatgttgaAAAATGCCTACTTTCAATTACGGTCGTttcaatatcatttttaaaactgatgttgaaactCTTCCACAACCTATGTTACAACTCTTTATAGTAGTGTATGCTTTGTTTTAACCTACTGTCCAACATGCTATATTCATTGAACATCCACTCTTGTACATATTAGCATAACACACCTGTCATAAGGTAAATTCATGCGTCCAAAGCCTGAATAccacaaaaaaaaggggaagtgCACATGTATTGTTTTACTCAATTTCTATTTACCTCTCTTACATTTGAAtaactaacatttgaatttaagaaaatgataGTATAGAAGAGATTAGAAGGCTTCCTTGGAATATTCCCTTGAATGTTACTTTCGGAGTAGACAAAAAGCATATGGTGTTGTTTATACTTTGGATAAAATCCTCGTCATTATGAGCTTGACGCGTCGTCCTATTCTCTTATGTCAGACAATGATCCTTTCGAGATAACAACACAAATTGCATAACGAATACTTCACTAAAATCTATAAAAAGATGTCTCCCTCAATGAAGCAACTAACAAAAAAAcgagaaaagataaaaacaagagTGATACTTGAAGCGAAACTCTACTAAAAACACTAGAGGATATACATTGTTTGTTCTTTGCGAAGCAAAGTGATTCTATATTTGTGCTTAACTGTATACTCATTG comes from the Glycine soja cultivar W05 chromosome 6, ASM419377v2, whole genome shotgun sequence genome and includes:
- the LOC114415960 gene encoding uncharacterized protein LOC114415960 — encoded protein: MANQGGGGGATMYHGLDRFQRNNPPTFKGGYDPEGAEAWLREIEKIFRVMECQDHQKVLFATHMVADEAEYWWENTRPRLEGEGGVVVQWETFRQTFLEKYFPEDVKNRKEMEFLELKQESMTVAEYAARFENLVRYFPHYQGEAGERSKCVKFVNGLRPKVKMMVNYHGIHNFAQLTNICRIFDKDQREKIAFYRNTNASHGKEKKYVTHSRAKPYSAPPGKYGNHSGGQRTSGGLQPVGGSPQPINRVSQPAGRGSGGSGAPAIVTTPLRCGKCGRLGHIARECTDREVTCFNCQGKGHLSTSCPYPRREKKSGSLNNQSGQPRTTGRVFALSGVDAAQSDELIQGMCFISQVPLVVLYDSGATHSFISRVCVEKLALPVSSLKFDLIVNTPASGSVLISDVCLQCPVLISDRQFLIDLVVLPLSQIDVILGDMFLSANQVKASLREDAQVYMILASMSVETKTPVSDIPLVREFPEVFKEVSGLPPEREVKFSIDLVPGTGPMSIAPYRMSPVELSELKKQLEELLEK